The sequence CCTCCCAAACGCAAAGGAACGATGGCGCTTCTCATTCTTGCATCGGATTTAACTGCAGTGTTTGAACGCTCGCGAATGCAGGAAACAGAAGATTTTCAAAATTCCATTGGGTATCGCAATGCCGTTATCGAATGGAACGGAAAAGCGGATAACGGAACTATTCCTTCTTCGGGAGTTTATTTTTACGTTCTCACGGTCAATGATAAACAATGGAAAGGAAAATTTGCTTTCATCCGAAAATGAACAGATGAATTTTTCTGCAACAAAGATTCAAAAAAAATTCGGAAGACGTTTGGTGTTCAGCGATGTATCGTTCTCTCTGGAAAAAGGAGATGCGCTTTCCATTGCCGGAAATAATGGTTCCGGAAAATCCACGCTAGCCAAAATTTGCGCTGGAGTTCTTTCTCCCAATAAGGGAACCATTGATTTTTTTCTCAACGGAACATTGCTTTCTACGGATGAGCGATTTCTGCATATCGGCTTTGTTGCTCCCTATTTACAACTCTATGATGAATTTACTCCCGCCGAACATATCGAGTTTCTCCGTCAAGTTCGAAACCAGAAAACCGATGCGCCGTATGAAGAGTATTTACTGGAACGAGTGAAATTGCTTTCCCGAAAAAATGATTTTGTGCGCACGTTTTCTTCCGGAATGAAACAACGGCTGAAATATGCGCTTGCGCTTCTTCATTCGCCGCGCCTCTTAATACTTGATGAACCGACATCCAATTTAGATGATGACGGAAGAACTGTCGTGTTCGAAATAATTCGTGAACAATGCGAACTCGGTATTGTAATTGTTGCAACGAATGAACATCAGGACGTTGAACTTTGCAATAAACATATTCTGTTGCAATAAATTGCTTCTCCTAACTTCACACCAACAAACTTCTTCGTTTCACTCATTCTGAATTTACTATATTTAACGGCGAAAAATTTTCCGATGCACGCACAACGATTTTTCCTGTTTGCAATTTTCCATTTTTTTATATCCGGATGTAGTCTCACAACATTCGTTTCGTATTCTGTTTCCGGTTTTATTGAAAATACCTTCATTGCCGTCAATGAAGAAAGCGATTTAAAAATTGCAGAAACAAGCATTCTTTCCAATCTCAAATTGCTTGACGGACTTTTGAAATCTACTCCAGATAACGAACAATATTTACTTCTCGCTTCGCAAGGTTACGCCGGTTATGCACTGGGATTTGTCGAAGACGAAGAACCACAGCGAGCAAAAGATTTATATCTTCGCGCAAAAAATTATGCACAAAAAATTTTACGCAAAAAAAAATCATTCCATCACGAACTTGACGGAAGTGTCGAAGATTTTCAAACTGCATTACATCAATCTACAAACGATGATGTTCCGGCAATTTTTTGGACAGCGTTAAATTGGGGAAGTTACGTATATCTTGATTTAGCCAATCCCGACGCGATCGCTTCGCTTTCGAAAATAGAAGCGATGATGAAATTTGTTGCGGAAAAAGATTCCGCATATTATTTC is a genomic window of Ignavibacteria bacterium containing:
- a CDS encoding ABC transporter ATP-binding protein encodes the protein MPLSNGTEKRITELFLLREFIFTFSRSMINNGKENLLSSENEQMNFSATKIQKKFGRRLVFSDVSFSLEKGDALSIAGNNGSGKSTLAKICAGVLSPNKGTIDFFLNGTLLSTDERFLHIGFVAPYLQLYDEFTPAEHIEFLRQVRNQKTDAPYEEYLLERVKLLSRKNDFVRTFSSGMKQRLKYALALLHSPRLLILDEPTSNLDDDGRTVVFEIIREQCELGIVIVATNEHQDVELCNKHILLQ